The Pygocentrus nattereri isolate fPygNat1 chromosome 2, fPygNat1.pri, whole genome shotgun sequence genome has a window encoding:
- the LOC108441957 gene encoding phospholipid phosphatase 3-like: MQRLLGEKVMAAESRNGSSALTPTEGKDNSQRKVLIFLDLFCLFLAGLPFLIIESSAVRPYRRGFYCSDESIKYPAKNRETISDGVLSAAGTLIVVLSITIGESYRIHYLHEGSNAFVRNPYLSALYKQVGVFIFGCAVSQSFTDIAKVSVGRLRPHFLDVCRPDFSMINCSLGYITDYMCTGDDGRVQEARKSFFSGHASFSMYTMLYLAFYLQSRFTWEGARLLRPLVQFTLLMMAFYTGLSRVSDHKHHPTDVLAGFAQGALVAYCIVFYVSDLFKSKDRGASITSTPIKKDLLPPVERNNHLTLA; this comes from the exons ATGCAGCGCCTGCTGGGGGAGAAGGTGATGGCGGCGGAGAGCAGAAACGGCAGCTCAGCTTTAACCCCCACCGAGGGCAAAGACAACAGCCAGAGGAAGGTGCTCATCTTCCTGGACCTCTTCTGTCTCTTCCTTG CTGGTCTGCCGTTCCTGATCATCGAGTCCAGCGCTGTCCGGCCTTATCGCCGCGGCTTCTACTGCAGTGACGAGTCCATAAAGTACCCCGCCAAAAACCGAGAGACTATCAGTGATGGGGTTTTATCGGCCGCGGGTACGCTCATCGTGGTGCTCTCT ATCACCATAGGCGAGAGCTACAGGATCCATTACCTCCACGAGGGCTCCAATGCATTTGTGAGGAACCCCTACCTGTCAGCCCTCTACAAGCAGGTGGGGGTGTTCATCTTCGGCTGCGCGGTCAGCCAGTCCTTCACGGACATCGCCAAAGTGTCCGTGGGCCGCTTGAGGCCTCACTTCCTGGACGTGTGCAGGCCCGACTTCTCCATGATCAACTGTTCCCTTGGTTACATCACCGACTACATGTGCACAGGAGACGACGGCAGGGTTCAGGAAGCCAG GAAGTCCTTCTTCTCAGGCCATGCCTCTTTCTCCATGTACACTATGCTCTACTTGGCT TTCTATCTGCAGTCGAGGTTCACCTGGGAGGGAGCCCGGCTCCTGAGGCCACTGGTGCAGTTTACTCTCCTCATGATGGCCTTCTACACTGGCCTGTCACGCGTCTCCGACCACAAGCACCACCCAACTGACGTACTGGCGGGATTCGCACAGGGAGCCCTGGTGGCTTATTGCATA GTGTTCTACGTCTCAGACCTCTTCAAGTCAAAGGACAGAGGTGCTTCCATCACATCGACTCCCATCAAGAAAGACCTTTTACCACCTGTAGAACGGAACAACCACCTCACTCTAGCGTGA